DNA sequence from the Deinococcus cellulosilyticus NBRC 106333 = KACC 11606 genome:
ATGACGATTAAAGCAGTGCAAACCCAGCAGCACGTGAGGCGCACCCCGGTGCTGCAACTGATCGGCTTCTACCTGCTCCTGGCGATCATCGCCATCTACCTGCTGTTCCCCTTCGTGTGGGCGGTGATCACCAGCCTGAAAAAAGCCAGTGACATCTTCCTCCCCCCCGCCCAGTTCCTCGCCGCCGAGTGGACCCTGCAGAACTACGTCGGGGTCTTCCAGTACCCTGCCTTCAGCAAGGGGCTGGGCATGAGTGTCATCGTCGCGGTCGGCAGTGTGCTGATCTCCCTGCTGATTGGGGCCTTCGCCGCCTATGCGCTGGGCAAATTCCGCTTCAAGGGCAAGTCGGTGATCATGTACATCATCCTTGCGGTGTCCATGTTCCCCCAGATCGCTGTGCTTTCGGGCCTGTTCACCCTGATCCGGCAGTTCAACATGTACAACTCTCCCACCGGCTTGATTTTCAGTTACCTGATTTTCACC
Encoded proteins:
- a CDS encoding carbohydrate ABC transporter permease yields the protein MQTQQHVRRTPVLQLIGFYLLLAIIAIYLLFPFVWAVITSLKKASDIFLPPAQFLAAEWTLQNYVGVFQYPAFSKGLGMSVIVAVGSVLISLLIGAFAAYALGKFRFKGKSVIMYIILAVSMFPQIAVLSGLFTLIRQFNMYNSPTGLIFSYLIFTIPFSVWVLTSFVREIPNELEEAAMVDGASPLQTLFKVLLPVMGPALVTTGLLAFINAWNEYLFALT